In a genomic window of Meleagris gallopavo isolate NT-WF06-2002-E0010 breed Aviagen turkey brand Nicholas breeding stock chromosome 1, Turkey_5.1, whole genome shotgun sequence:
- the LOC100547402 gene encoding fatty acid amide hydrolase-like: VHAANTAFGQILLLPLLLRLNNFSLMRSLDIHEDPTFIPEVAAEVTEDKSETKSTLDIIKQLIDTRPDSASHGFSFKGIKDYLDCYWSGKLTPSQVAKNIIAVLEDCDKSTPPLRAIVQWDQEQIMLMAEASTARYRNKCPLSYLDGIPVCLKEEFKVVPYYHRVGTVYLGTEPETEDATVAKKLREAGAVIIGVSNMHELGTGTTGCNPNRYHKIPRNPYKPNHFTGGSSSGSAAAVAAGLCPVAIGTDGGGSVRIPASFCGVVGLKGTFGRISGHGSLPLSYSTVSVGPICTSVADAAIVYSILAEPDPLYPYGLKQPKATLSDMCAPDLKGLKLGVDWTFFKACDAEILSVCEKAMEYLQNLGASVVEVSLPEMEEVKIAHAICILSEMRDFLQPDFNKHFQEMNLETRASLALGSQFTALDYITANRQRTRSMRFLREIFTTVNCILTPAVASTAPRIHESDLLTGSSNISFTMRSMRFMQLGNFTGIPGLVVPIGYSTAGLPIGFQVMAKWWDEAVLLRIGLKLEQFRHQTKKPTIHYDILA; the protein is encoded by the exons GTACACGCGGCTAACACG GCTTTTGGACAGATCTTGTTACTGCCGCTTTTACTAAG GCTGAACAACTTCTCCCTCATGCGTTCTCTTGACATTCATGAAGATCCCACGTTTATCCCAGAGGTTGCTGCAGAGGTTACGGAAGACAAGTCTGAGACTAAAAGCACTTTGGATATCATCAAGCAGCTGATAGATACAAG GCCTGATTCTGCCAGCCATGGGTTTAGCTTCAAAGGGATCAAAGACTACCTGGACTGTTACTG GAGTGGGAAGCTGACGCCATCTCAAGTAGCAAAGAACATCATTGCTGTTCTGGAGGACTGCGACAAATCCACGCCCCCACTCAGAGCAATAGTGCAATGGGACCAGGAGCAAATAATGCTG ATGGCCGAGGCCTCCACTGCTCGTTACAGGAATAAATGTCCCCTGTCTTACCTGGATGGCATCCCAGTGTGCCTGAAAGAAGAGTTCAAAGTG GTACCCTACTATCACCGAGTAGGAACAGTGTACCTTGGGACAGAGCCTGAAACAGAAGATGCCACTGTGGCCAAGAAGCTGCGAGAGGCTGGAGCTGTGATTATTGGGGTCTCAAACATGCATGAACTAGGGACTGGAACAACCGGTTGCAACCCTAATAG GTACCACAAGATCCCTAGGAATCCCTACAAGCCCAACCATTTCACAGGTGGGAGCTCCAGTGGGTCGGCAGCAGCTGTAGCAGCAG gtCTCTGCCCAGTGGCTATTGGCACAGATGGAGGTGGCTCTGTGAGGATTCCTGCTTCGTTCTGTGGTGTGGTGGGGCTAAAAG GTACATTTGGGCGGATCAGCGGTCACGGCAGCCTCCCACTCTCTTATTCCACAGTCAGTGTAG GTCCTATCTGTACCTCAGTGGCAGATGCAGCCATTGTTTACAGTATTCTTGCTGAGCCAGATCCGCTCTATCCATATG GACTAAAGCAACCCAAAGCAACCCTGTCAGATATGTGTGCTCCTGACCTGAAAGGCTTAAAACTGGGAGTGGATTGGACGTTTTTTAAG GCATGTGATGCAGAAATCCTGTCCGTCTGTGAGAAAG CTATGGAGTACCTGCAGAATTTGGGAGCGAGCGTGGTTGAAGTATCTCTTCCAGAGATGGAGGAAGTGAAAATAGCCCATGCTATCTGCATTCTCAGTGAGATGAGGGACTTCCTGCAGCCTGACTTCAACAAACATTTCCAGGAGATG aatttGGAGACTCGGGCTAGCCTGGCTTTGGGTTCCCAGTTCACCGCTCTGGATTATATTACG GCAAATCGACAGAGAACTCGCAGCATGAGGTTTTTGCGAGAGATCTTCACCACTGTGAACTGCATACTTACACCAG CTGTTGCTTCCACTGCCCCGAGAATCCACGAATCTGACCTTCTGACTGGCAGCAGCAATATTTCATTCACAATGAGGTCTATGAG GTTCATGCAGCTTGGTAACTTCACTGGGATTCCAGGCCTCGTCGTTCCTATCGGTTATTCTACTGCTGGGCTTCCAATTGGCTTCCAG GTCATGGCAAAGTGGTGGGATGAAGCTGTTCTTCTGAGGATTGGCCTGAAGCTAGAGCAGTTTCGTCACCAGACCAAAAAACCAACCATTCATTACGACATCCTTGCATGA